In Streptomyces violaceusniger Tu 4113, one DNA window encodes the following:
- a CDS encoding helix-turn-helix transcriptional regulator, which translates to MTDRRLWSYKEIAAHIGVQTDTVRSYRKHGLLPPPDLVEGGKPYWYADTIRSWVARRPGNRRARRDAKD; encoded by the coding sequence ATGACCGACCGGAGGCTGTGGTCCTACAAGGAGATCGCCGCACATATCGGTGTGCAGACCGACACCGTGCGGTCCTACCGCAAGCACGGCCTACTGCCGCCCCCCGATCTGGTGGAGGGCGGCAAGCCGTACTGGTACGCGGATACGATCCGCTCCTGGGTGGCCCGCAGACCCGGCAACCGCCGCGCCCGGCGGGACGCCAAGGATTAG